One Natator depressus isolate rNatDep1 chromosome 6, rNatDep2.hap1, whole genome shotgun sequence DNA window includes the following coding sequences:
- the TMED8 gene encoding protein TMED8, giving the protein MSEVLVAAAGSCFEPPAAGEPRGRGCSVSEGDAQGRRSPSETPEDEDSTPKPASASQTVTSSESEASQCRPQIGSPVNVHAAEDSRKSDGTSEDQEVAGQGEKLADQIQPPREEAVVRMTKYRAPQGPGDIVMIQSEHTGAVDVLSAELETADLLGEQRKAQPPPLAPPSTWTTCKIREFKAKMGKEKNAQLVVKRGEVVTVRVPTHPDGKRVCWEFATDDYDIGFGVYFDWTPVTSTAITVQVSESSDEEDEEEEDEIEGLTPVGDVERGSKSSLRNRYREIMPVYRRDSHRDVQAGSHDYPGEGIYLLKFDNSYSLLRNKTLFFHVYYTS; this is encoded by the exons ATGTCGGAGGTGCTGGTGGCTGCCGCCGGCTCCTGCTTCGAGCCCCCCGCGGCTGGGGAGCCGAGGGGCCGCGGCTGCTCCGTGTCAGAGGGGGACGCGCAGGGCCGCCGCTCACCGTCTGAGACTCCAG AGGATGAAGATTCAACCCCCAAACCAGCATCTGCATCCCAGACAGTCACCTCATCAGAGTCCGAGGCCTCACAGTGCAG GCCGCAGATTGGATCACCTGTGAATGTGCATGCTGCAGAGGATTCTAGAAAAAGTGATGGTACATCAGAGGaccaggaagtggctggacaagGAGAGAAGCTGGCTGACCAGATCCAGCCCCCCAGGGAG GAGGCCGTAGTGCGGATGACCAAGTACCGTGCCCCACAAGGACCAGGGGATATAGTCATGATACAGTCGGAACACACAGGTGCAGTGGACGTCCTCTCTGCAGAGCTGGAGACTGCAGACCTCCTTGGTGAGCAGAGAAAAG CTCAGCCTCCTCCTCTGGCTCCACCCTCCACTTGGACCACTTGCAAGATAAGGGAATTTAAAGCCAAAATGGGAAAGGAGAAGAATGCTCAGTTGGTGGTGAAACGGGGTGAAGTAGTGACAGTCCGGGTGCCAACACACCCAGATGGGAAGCGTGTTTGCTGGGAGTTTGCTACGGATGATTATGACATTGGCTTTGGGGTCTACTTTGACTGGACTCCTGTCACCAGTACTGCCATTACTGTGCAGGTCAGCGAATcaagtgatgaggaagatgaagaggaagAAGATGAGATTGAAG GACTCACCCCAGTTGGAGATGTGGAGAGGGGCTCTAAAAGCTCTCTACGAAACCGTTATCGGGAGATCATGCCCGTGTACCGAAGGGACAGTCACCGGGATGTGCAGGCAGGCAGCCATGACTACCCAGGCGAGGGCATCTACCTGCTCAAATTTGACAACTCCTACTCCCTCCTACGCAACAAGACTCTCTTCTTTCATGTCTATTACACCAGCtga
- the SAMD15 gene encoding sterile alpha motif domain-containing protein 15 isoform X1, with protein sequence MEQVPEEEGSGRPGPEPGSEPEESESQPQPGPACLAWSPVEVAEWVRQLGFPQYEECFTTNCITGRKLIHVNCSNLPQMGITDFDHMKEISWHVRELLGIEEPLWSRSIALPYRDNVGLFLEHKAPTGAKADALTFSQFVQEAGLEPYATISQQAGLFTKVEADALTFFVQEATIPSSPD encoded by the exons ATGGAGCAGGTCCCGGAGGAGGAGGGGTCCGGGAGGCCAGGGCCTGAGCCCGGATCCGAGCCCGAAGAGTCCgagtcccagccccagcctggcccgGCCTGCCTCGCCTGGAGCCCCGTGGAGGTGGCTGAGTGGGTTCGGCAGCTGGGCTTCCCCCAGTACGag GAGTGCTTTACAACTAACTGCATCACTGGCCGCAAACTCATCCATGTTAACTGCTCAAACCTGCCACAGATGGGCATAACGGACTTTGACCACATGAAG GAGATTTCATGGCATGTGCGAGAGCTGCTGGGGATTGAGGAGCCTCTCTGGAGCAGAAGCATTGCCCTCCCATACAGGGACAACGTGGGCTTGTTTTTAGAGCACAAAGCCCCAACTGGTGCAAAAGCTGATGCCCTCACCTTCTCTCAGTTTGTCCAAGAAGCAGGATTAGAGCCATATGCTACAATTTCACAGCAGGCTGGGCTTTTTACAAAGGTGGAAGCAGACGCCCTCACCTTCTTTGTTCAAGAAGCTACAATTCCATCCTCTCCGGATTAA
- the SAMD15 gene encoding sterile alpha motif domain-containing protein 15 isoform X2, translated as MEQVPEEEGSGRPGPEPGSEPEESESQPQPGPACLAWSPVEVAEWVRQLGFPQYEEISWHVRELLGIEEPLWSRSIALPYRDNVGLFLEHKAPTGAKADALTFSQFVQEAGLEPYATISQQAGLFTKVEADALTFFVQEATIPSSPD; from the exons ATGGAGCAGGTCCCGGAGGAGGAGGGGTCCGGGAGGCCAGGGCCTGAGCCCGGATCCGAGCCCGAAGAGTCCgagtcccagccccagcctggcccgGCCTGCCTCGCCTGGAGCCCCGTGGAGGTGGCTGAGTGGGTTCGGCAGCTGGGCTTCCCCCAGTACGag GAGATTTCATGGCATGTGCGAGAGCTGCTGGGGATTGAGGAGCCTCTCTGGAGCAGAAGCATTGCCCTCCCATACAGGGACAACGTGGGCTTGTTTTTAGAGCACAAAGCCCCAACTGGTGCAAAAGCTGATGCCCTCACCTTCTCTCAGTTTGTCCAAGAAGCAGGATTAGAGCCATATGCTACAATTTCACAGCAGGCTGGGCTTTTTACAAAGGTGGAAGCAGACGCCCTCACCTTCTTTGTTCAAGAAGCTACAATTCCATCCTCTCCGGATTAA